The following coding sequences lie in one Isoptericola variabilis 225 genomic window:
- the murC gene encoding UDP-N-acetylmuramate--L-alanine ligase produces the protein MSAPARLEELGRVHLVGVGGAGMSVVARLLAARGVPVQGSDAAAGPALEALRGDGVTVWVGHDAAHVVGPDGEPRVETVVVSSAVRESNPELAAARAAGLRVLHRSEALAALMVGRRAVAVAGAHGKTTTSAMVATVLRACGTDASFAIGGTVRVRDAETGEVRAVPGGHLGASDVLVAEADESDGSFLNYAPTVAVVTNVEADHLDHYGSHDAFRQAFVDFAARIVPGGTLVACADDAGSAELAVAHRAAGRDVVTYGTAEAADVRVRDVVVGPGTVRAVVSGGPLGPQPRDLRLELPGAHNALNATAAVVTAVLLGAEPGEAVAGAATFVGTGRRFEPKGEAAGVRVVDSYDHHPTEVEALLRAARPVAGSGRIVVLFQPHLYSRTRLFADRFAAALALADEVVVTGVYRAREDVDPDVTARTITDLLPATASGGGVHAVEDRLEAAHVAAGLARPGDLVLTVGAGDVTELGPVILDLLRARDASGVAPTAAAPVEDTMD, from the coding sequence GTGAGCGCGCCGGCACGGCTCGAGGAGTTGGGGCGCGTCCACCTCGTCGGCGTCGGCGGGGCCGGCATGTCGGTCGTGGCGCGGCTCCTGGCGGCGCGCGGCGTGCCCGTGCAGGGCTCGGACGCCGCCGCCGGGCCCGCTCTCGAGGCCCTGCGCGGCGACGGCGTGACCGTGTGGGTCGGCCACGACGCCGCCCACGTCGTCGGGCCCGACGGCGAGCCGCGCGTCGAGACGGTCGTCGTCTCCTCGGCGGTGCGCGAGTCCAACCCCGAGCTCGCCGCCGCCCGCGCCGCGGGGCTGCGGGTGCTGCACCGCTCCGAGGCGCTCGCCGCGCTCATGGTGGGCCGGCGCGCCGTGGCGGTGGCGGGCGCGCACGGCAAGACCACGACGTCCGCGATGGTCGCGACGGTCCTGCGCGCCTGCGGCACCGACGCGTCGTTCGCGATCGGCGGGACGGTCCGCGTGCGGGACGCCGAGACGGGGGAGGTCCGCGCCGTGCCCGGCGGCCACCTCGGCGCGTCCGACGTCCTCGTCGCCGAGGCCGACGAGTCGGACGGCTCGTTCCTCAACTACGCCCCGACCGTCGCGGTCGTGACCAACGTCGAGGCCGACCACCTCGACCACTACGGGTCGCACGACGCGTTCCGGCAGGCGTTCGTCGACTTCGCCGCGCGCATCGTGCCGGGCGGCACGCTCGTGGCGTGCGCCGACGACGCCGGTTCCGCCGAGCTCGCCGTCGCGCACCGTGCCGCGGGGCGCGACGTCGTCACGTACGGGACGGCCGAGGCGGCCGACGTCCGCGTGCGCGACGTCGTCGTGGGGCCCGGCACCGTCCGCGCCGTCGTGTCAGGGGGCCCGCTGGGGCCCCAGCCGCGCGACCTGCGGCTCGAGCTGCCCGGCGCGCACAACGCGCTCAACGCCACGGCCGCCGTCGTGACCGCGGTGCTGCTCGGGGCCGAGCCGGGCGAGGCCGTCGCGGGCGCCGCGACGTTCGTCGGCACGGGACGGCGGTTCGAGCCCAAGGGGGAGGCCGCCGGGGTGCGGGTCGTCGACAGCTACGACCACCACCCGACCGAGGTCGAGGCGCTCCTGCGCGCCGCGCGTCCCGTCGCCGGCAGCGGTCGGATCGTCGTGCTGTTCCAGCCGCACCTGTACTCGCGCACGCGCCTCTTCGCCGACCGGTTCGCGGCCGCGCTCGCGCTCGCCGACGAGGTCGTGGTCACCGGCGTCTACAGGGCGCGCGAGGACGTCGACCCGGACGTCACCGCCCGGACGATCACCGACCTGCTCCCGGCGACCGCGTCGGGCGGGGGAGTGCACGCGGTGGAGGACCGCCTCGAGGCGGCGCACGTGGCCGCCGGGCTGGCGCGGCCCGGCGACCTGGTCCTGACCGTCGGCGCGGGGGACGTGACCGAGCTCGGCCCCGTGATCCTCGACCTGCTGCGCGCACGCGACGCCTCCGGCGTGGCGCCGACCGCCGCGGCGCCCGTCGAGGACACCATGGACTGA
- a CDS encoding cell division protein FtsQ/DivIB has protein sequence MRQPPRPRTKPAAAPRTGATPKAAPRTGGTPKAAPRTGATPKAAPRTGATPKAVPARTTARVVAEPPAAAAPARVSTAMADRLAERTAMRRHRRWRRVLAWLLALVAAAALAWAVFWSPALALDPAEVTITGEGTTIDVEEVRAAVVARADVPLPRLDTVALRAEILGMRGVKDVRIARVWPQGLDVALTSREPVAAVPTDGGFALLDPEGIRVGTAEAAPEGLAVVDVPLDDGSARALQAALRVLAALPPELSDQVASVRAETQDDVETVLRDGRSVRWGGASRVALKVEVVRTLLEVEPGARVVDVSSPELPVTQ, from the coding sequence ATGCGTCAGCCACCCCGTCCCCGCACGAAGCCCGCGGCCGCCCCGCGCACGGGCGCGACGCCGAAGGCCGCGCCCCGGACGGGTGGGACGCCGAAGGCCGCGCCGCGGACCGGCGCCACACCCAAAGCCGCCCCGCGCACGGGCGCGACGCCCAAGGCGGTCCCGGCGCGCACGACCGCTCGGGTCGTGGCCGAGCCGCCCGCGGCCGCGGCGCCGGCCCGCGTCTCGACCGCGATGGCGGACCGCCTCGCCGAGCGCACGGCGATGCGCCGTCACCGCCGGTGGCGCCGCGTGCTGGCGTGGCTGCTCGCCCTCGTCGCCGCGGCGGCGCTCGCGTGGGCGGTGTTCTGGTCCCCGGCGCTCGCGCTCGACCCGGCCGAGGTCACGATCACCGGCGAGGGCACGACGATCGACGTCGAGGAGGTGCGCGCGGCCGTCGTCGCGCGCGCCGACGTGCCGCTCCCGCGCCTGGACACGGTCGCGCTGCGCGCCGAGATCCTCGGCATGCGCGGTGTCAAGGACGTGCGCATCGCGCGCGTCTGGCCGCAGGGGCTCGACGTCGCCCTGACGTCGCGCGAGCCGGTCGCGGCCGTGCCGACCGACGGCGGCTTCGCGCTGCTCGACCCCGAGGGGATCCGGGTCGGCACCGCCGAGGCGGCGCCCGAGGGGCTCGCGGTGGTCGACGTCCCGCTCGACGACGGCAGCGCCCGTGCGCTGCAGGCGGCCCTGCGCGTGCTCGCCGCGCTGCCGCCCGAGCTGTCCGACCAGGTCGCGAGCGTGCGCGCGGAGACCCAGGACGACGTCGAGACCGTGCTGCGCGACGGCCGGAGCGTCCGCTGGGGAGGGGCGTCGCGGGTCGCGCTCAAGGTCGAGGTCGTGCGCACGCTGCTCGAGGTCGAGCCGGGCGCGCGCGTGGTCGACGTCTCGTCGCCCGAGCTCCCGGTCACGCAATGA
- the ftsZ gene encoding cell division protein FtsZ: MATPQNYLAVIKVVGIGGGGVNAVNRMIEVGLKGVEFIAINTDAQALLMSDADVKLDVGRELTRGLGAGADPEVGKKAAEDHAEEIEDVLRGADMVFVTAGEGGGTGTGGAPVVARIARSLGALTVGVVTRPFTFEGRRRSVQAEQGIENLREEVDTLIVIPNDRLLSMSDRNVSAIAAFHSADQVLHSGVQGITDLITTPGLINLDFADVKSVMQGAGSALMGIGSARGEDRAVQAAELAISSPLLEASIDGAHGVLLSIQGGSDLGLFEVHEAARLVQEAAHPEANIIFGTVIDDALGDEVRVTVIAAGFDGGVPQTRKDGRALGQVAGAAPRPSVATTATGQVSVVEPEPHAGAGRPVPAPPAGAGAHAQPRPIPAEPDDVPASLDDRPAASAGEPRDGRPAFAVVEEGDGVTVERPVEVPRIFEDARRPAEELDVPDFLK, from the coding sequence GTGGCAACTCCGCAGAACTACCTGGCAGTGATCAAGGTGGTCGGCATCGGCGGTGGCGGCGTGAACGCCGTGAACCGCATGATCGAGGTCGGGCTCAAGGGTGTCGAGTTCATCGCCATCAACACCGACGCCCAGGCGCTGCTGATGTCGGACGCCGACGTCAAGCTCGACGTCGGGCGCGAGCTGACCCGTGGCCTGGGCGCCGGCGCCGACCCCGAGGTGGGCAAGAAGGCGGCCGAGGACCACGCCGAGGAGATCGAGGACGTCCTGCGCGGCGCCGACATGGTCTTCGTGACGGCGGGCGAGGGCGGCGGCACCGGCACGGGCGGCGCGCCCGTGGTGGCCCGCATCGCGCGCTCCCTCGGCGCGCTGACGGTCGGCGTCGTGACGCGGCCGTTCACGTTCGAGGGCCGCCGCCGCTCGGTCCAGGCCGAGCAGGGCATCGAGAACCTCCGCGAGGAGGTCGACACCCTCATCGTCATCCCGAACGACCGCCTGCTGTCGATGTCCGACCGGAACGTCTCCGCGATCGCGGCGTTCCACTCGGCCGACCAGGTGCTCCACTCGGGCGTGCAGGGCATCACCGACCTCATCACGACGCCCGGCCTGATCAACCTCGACTTCGCGGACGTCAAGTCCGTCATGCAGGGCGCCGGCTCGGCGCTCATGGGCATCGGGTCGGCGAGAGGGGAGGACCGCGCGGTCCAGGCGGCCGAGCTCGCGATCTCCTCGCCGCTGCTCGAGGCCTCGATCGACGGCGCGCACGGCGTGCTGCTGTCCATCCAGGGCGGCAGCGACCTCGGCCTGTTCGAGGTGCACGAGGCCGCGCGCCTCGTCCAGGAGGCGGCGCACCCCGAGGCGAACATCATCTTCGGGACGGTCATCGACGACGCGCTCGGCGACGAGGTCCGCGTGACCGTCATCGCGGCCGGCTTCGACGGCGGCGTCCCGCAGACCCGCAAGGACGGGCGCGCCCTGGGCCAGGTCGCGGGCGCGGCGCCGCGCCCGTCGGTCGCCACGACCGCGACGGGGCAGGTCTCGGTCGTCGAGCCCGAGCCGCACGCCGGCGCGGGCAGGCCCGTGCCGGCGCCGCCCGCCGGTGCGGGCGCGCACGCCCAGCCGCGCCCGATCCCGGCCGAGCCCGACGACGTGCCGGCGTCCCTCGACGACCGCCCGGCGGCCTCGGCGGGCGAGCCGCGCGACGGCCGGCCGGCGTTCGCGGTCGTCGAGGAGGGCGACGGCGTGACGGTCGAGCGGCCCGTCGAGGTCCCGCGCATCTTCGAGGACGCGCGCCGGCCCGCCGAGGAGCTCGACGTGCCCGACTTCCTCAAGTGA
- the pgeF gene encoding peptidoglycan editing factor PgeF translates to MSTPAAWAQEALLPEEFGAGLLRVDLGPGVVAGFTTRHGGVSPAPWSSLDLGTSTGDDPARVQENRARLAAWVGAPVAFATQVHRDGVLELGGADREAWAAAHPPLTAGEADALVTSEERLGLGVLVADCVPVLLADPVARVVGVAHAGRAGLVAGVVHRALDALLARGAHVEDVRAAVGPAVCGRCYEVPEDLRDAVSSGVPQAWATTDAGTSALDLPAGVLAQLASRGVVAQRVDRCTRTDADLYSHRRATAEGTTTGRQAGVVVLA, encoded by the coding sequence GTGAGCACGCCCGCCGCGTGGGCGCAGGAGGCGCTGTTGCCGGAGGAGTTCGGGGCCGGGCTGCTGCGCGTCGACCTCGGGCCGGGGGTCGTCGCGGGGTTCACGACGCGCCACGGCGGCGTCTCGCCGGCGCCGTGGTCGTCGCTCGACCTCGGCACGTCGACCGGCGACGACCCGGCGCGGGTCCAGGAGAACCGCGCCCGGCTCGCGGCGTGGGTCGGCGCACCGGTCGCGTTCGCGACGCAGGTGCACCGTGACGGCGTGCTCGAGCTCGGCGGCGCGGACCGCGAGGCCTGGGCGGCCGCGCACCCGCCGCTGACCGCGGGCGAGGCGGACGCCCTCGTCACGTCCGAGGAGCGGCTCGGCCTCGGCGTCCTGGTCGCCGACTGCGTGCCCGTGCTGCTCGCCGACCCGGTCGCGAGGGTCGTCGGCGTCGCCCACGCCGGGCGCGCCGGCCTCGTCGCGGGCGTCGTCCACCGCGCGCTCGACGCGCTGCTCGCCCGGGGCGCGCACGTCGAGGACGTGCGCGCCGCCGTCGGGCCCGCGGTGTGCGGGCGGTGCTACGAGGTGCCCGAGGACCTGCGCGACGCGGTGTCGTCCGGCGTGCCGCAGGCGTGGGCCACGACCGACGCGGGCACGTCCGCGCTCGACCTGCCGGCGGGCGTGCTCGCCCAGCTCGCCTCGCGCGGCGTCGTCGCGCAGCGCGTCGACCGGTGCACCCGCACCGACGCCGACCTCTACTCGCACCGGCGCGCCACGGCGGAGGGCACGACGACGGGTCGCCAGGCCGGCGTCGTCGTCCTTGCCTGA
- a CDS encoding cell division protein SepF encodes MGGALRKTMLYLGLADDQGEREDYLDEYDEELEAPVGDDYQAPVTPLHRGGVREAAPLAASDLRRITTIHPRSYNDARLIGEAFRGGTPVIMNLSDMDDADAKRLVDFSAGLIFGLHGSIERVTNKVFLLSPEHVEITGEEKVSDKPSGRGGFYNQS; translated from the coding sequence ATGGGCGGAGCGCTTCGCAAGACCATGCTGTACCTGGGTCTCGCCGACGACCAGGGCGAGCGTGAGGACTACCTCGACGAGTACGACGAGGAGCTGGAGGCACCCGTGGGTGACGACTACCAGGCCCCGGTGACGCCGTTGCACCGGGGCGGGGTCCGCGAGGCGGCGCCGCTCGCCGCGAGCGACCTGCGACGCATCACGACCATCCACCCGCGCTCGTACAACGACGCCCGGCTCATCGGCGAGGCGTTCCGCGGCGGGACGCCGGTCATCATGAACCTGTCGGACATGGACGACGCCGACGCCAAGCGCCTCGTCGACTTCTCGGCGGGGCTGATCTTCGGCCTGCACGGCTCGATCGAGCGCGTGACCAACAAGGTCTTCCTGCTCTCGCCCGAGCACGTCGAGATCACCGGCGAGGAGAAGGTCTCCGACAAGCCGTCGGGCCGCGGCGGCTTCTACAACCAGAGCTGA
- a CDS encoding YggT family protein has protein sequence MSGIFGFVAFLLQLFLLCLIVRLVLDWVQFFARDWRPRGVMLVIAEGIYTVTDPPLRALRKVIPPLTLGQIRLDLAFLVLFILVSFVSSIFARL, from the coding sequence GTGAGCGGAATCTTCGGCTTCGTCGCCTTCCTCCTGCAGCTGTTCCTCCTGTGCCTCATCGTGCGCCTCGTGCTCGACTGGGTGCAGTTCTTCGCGCGTGACTGGCGACCCCGCGGTGTGATGCTCGTCATCGCCGAGGGCATCTACACCGTGACCGACCCGCCGCTGCGTGCGCTGCGCAAGGTGATCCCGCCCCTCACGCTCGGCCAGATCCGTCTCGACCTGGCCTTTCTCGTCCTGTTCATCCTGGTCTCGTTCGTGTCGTCGATCTTCGCCCGCCTGTAG
- a CDS encoding DivIVA domain-containing protein yields the protein MALLTAEDILNKKFSATKFREGYDVEEVDDFLDEVVRTLTAVQEENDDLRSKLAAAERRVAELSRSDAAQQSQQAPVAAAAPVAAAKTHAEPESATGMLQLAQKLHDDYVRSGQEEGDRLIAEAKAEGARIVREAEETSHRTLSQLEQERSLLERKIDELRLFERDYRTRLKSFLQNLLGDLDARGSALPPRQNAAAGRPSEL from the coding sequence ATGGCACTCCTGACTGCAGAGGACATCCTCAACAAGAAGTTCTCGGCGACGAAGTTCCGCGAGGGCTACGACGTGGAGGAGGTCGACGACTTCCTCGACGAGGTCGTCCGCACCCTCACGGCGGTCCAGGAGGAGAACGACGACCTGCGCTCGAAGCTCGCCGCGGCCGAGCGTCGCGTCGCGGAGCTGTCGCGCTCCGACGCCGCGCAGCAGTCGCAGCAGGCCCCGGTGGCCGCCGCGGCGCCCGTGGCCGCGGCCAAGACGCACGCCGAGCCCGAGTCGGCGACGGGCATGCTGCAGCTCGCCCAGAAGCTCCACGACGACTACGTCCGCTCCGGCCAGGAGGAGGGCGACCGGCTCATCGCCGAGGCGAAGGCCGAGGGCGCCCGCATCGTGCGCGAAGCCGAGGAGACCAGCCACCGCACGCTGTCGCAGCTCGAGCAGGAGCGCTCGCTCCTCGAGCGCAAGATCGACGAGCTGCGCCTGTTCGAGCGGGACTACCGCACCAGGCTCAAGAGCTTCCTGCAGAACCTGCTCGGCGACCTCGACGCGCGCGGCTCGGCCCTGCCGCCGCGGCAGAACGCCGCCGCCGGACGACCCTCGGAGCTCTGA
- a CDS encoding TraR/DksA C4-type zinc finger protein, with product MAKLSTTTRAALREQFPNLARDVATFPVREGEDPWTLEEVEELAAFLLEDKARLEAELAQADQDLSDLLRNSGDGAGDDQADYGSSALEREQELTLVNNMRDLLAQTTHAIERIRGGTYATCEMTGLPIGKARLQAFPRATLSVEAKAREERR from the coding sequence ATGGCCAAGCTCTCCACCACCACGCGGGCGGCGTTGCGCGAGCAGTTCCCCAACCTTGCGCGGGACGTCGCGACGTTCCCCGTGCGCGAGGGCGAGGACCCGTGGACCCTCGAGGAGGTCGAGGAGCTGGCCGCATTCCTGCTCGAGGACAAGGCCCGGCTCGAGGCCGAGCTCGCCCAGGCCGACCAGGACCTGTCCGACCTCCTGCGCAACTCGGGCGACGGCGCGGGCGACGACCAGGCCGACTACGGCTCGAGCGCGCTCGAGCGCGAGCAGGAGCTCACGCTCGTCAACAACATGCGCGACCTCCTCGCCCAGACGACGCACGCGATCGAGAGGATCCGCGGCGGCACGTACGCAACGTGCGAGATGACGGGCCTGCCGATCGGCAAGGCCCGGCTCCAGGCGTTCCCGCGCGCCACGCTGTCGGTCGAGGCCAAGGCGCGCGAAGAACGGCGCTGA
- a CDS encoding signal peptidase II yields MSTPEHGAGASELPSEPAPDLERPAAGPVRTGLARWVFALAAVVLVADQLTKWWALSTLSDGERVPLVGDLLGLRLVFNPGAAFSIATGMTWVLTIIVVAVVVVILRAVRRIGSRGWTVALGLLLGGALGNLGDRLFRDPGFAQGHVVDMIDYGVFVGNVADIAIVAAAILVALLGLRGFGLDGRREHEQQERATPDAEEA; encoded by the coding sequence ATGTCTACCCCCGAACACGGCGCCGGCGCGTCCGAGCTGCCCTCCGAGCCCGCACCCGACCTCGAGCGACCCGCCGCCGGACCGGTCCGCACGGGGCTGGCGAGGTGGGTCTTCGCGCTCGCAGCCGTCGTCCTCGTGGCCGACCAGCTCACCAAGTGGTGGGCGCTGTCCACGCTCTCCGACGGCGAGCGGGTCCCGCTCGTCGGCGACCTCCTCGGCCTGCGCCTCGTGTTCAACCCCGGTGCCGCGTTCTCGATCGCGACCGGCATGACGTGGGTGCTCACGATCATCGTCGTCGCGGTGGTCGTGGTCATCCTGCGGGCGGTGCGCCGCATCGGCTCCCGCGGCTGGACGGTCGCGCTCGGCCTGCTGCTCGGCGGCGCGCTCGGCAACCTCGGCGACCGGCTCTTCCGCGACCCGGGCTTCGCGCAGGGGCACGTGGTCGACATGATCGACTACGGCGTCTTCGTGGGGAACGTCGCGGACATCGCGATCGTCGCCGCCGCGATCCTCGTCGCGCTGCTCGGCCTGCGCGGCTTCGGTCTCGACGGCCGCCGCGAGCACGAGCAGCAGGAGCGCGCCACGCCGGACGCCGAGGAGGCCTGA
- a CDS encoding RluA family pseudouridine synthase: protein MALRTLPVPDGLAGERVDAALARMLGFSRTQAAELAASGAVRLDGREVGKSDRLTPGGWLEVDVPEPRTEPAVVAEPVPGMTIAYEDDDVVVVDKPVGVAAHPSPGWTGPTVVGALAAAGYRVSTSGAAERQGIVHRLDVGTSGLMVVAKSEAAYSGLKRAFKERTPEKVYHALAQGHPEPTTGTIDAPIGRHPTADYKFAVVADGKPSVTHYEVLEMLPAASLVEVHLETGRTHQIRVHFAALRHPLVGDLTYGADPVLASRVGLERQWLHAVRLGFEHPLSGRWVEVASEYPQDLARALEVVRGAYA from the coding sequence GTGGCGCTGCGGACCCTGCCCGTGCCCGACGGGCTCGCGGGCGAGCGCGTCGACGCCGCGCTCGCGCGGATGCTCGGCTTCTCGCGCACCCAGGCGGCCGAGCTCGCGGCGTCGGGCGCGGTCCGCCTCGACGGGCGCGAGGTCGGCAAGTCCGACCGGCTCACGCCCGGCGGCTGGCTCGAGGTCGACGTGCCCGAGCCTCGCACCGAGCCGGCCGTGGTCGCCGAGCCCGTGCCCGGCATGACGATCGCGTACGAGGACGACGACGTCGTCGTGGTCGACAAGCCCGTCGGCGTCGCCGCGCACCCCTCCCCGGGGTGGACCGGCCCCACGGTCGTGGGGGCGCTCGCGGCCGCCGGCTACCGTGTGTCGACCTCGGGCGCGGCCGAGCGCCAGGGCATCGTGCACCGGCTCGACGTGGGCACGTCGGGGCTCATGGTCGTGGCCAAGAGCGAGGCCGCGTACTCGGGCCTCAAGCGCGCGTTCAAGGAGCGCACGCCCGAGAAGGTCTACCACGCGCTCGCCCAGGGCCACCCCGAGCCCACGACGGGCACGATCGACGCGCCGATCGGTCGCCACCCCACGGCCGACTACAAGTTCGCGGTGGTCGCGGACGGCAAGCCCTCGGTCACGCACTACGAGGTGCTCGAGATGCTGCCCGCGGCGTCGCTCGTCGAGGTCCACCTCGAGACGGGCCGCACGCACCAGATCCGCGTCCACTTCGCGGCGCTGCGCCACCCGCTCGTCGGCGACCTCACCTACGGGGCGGACCCTGTGCTCGCGTCGCGCGTGGGGCTCGAGCGGCAGTGGCTGCACGCCGTCCGGCTCGGCTTCGAGCACCCGCTGTCGGGACGGTGGGTCGAGGTCGCGAGCGAGTACCCGCAGGACCTGGCGCGCGCGCTCGAGGTCGTCCGCGGTGCCTACGCGTGA
- a CDS encoding DUF1232 domain-containing protein, with amino-acid sequence MGGRALAVAAALLLTWLALLVAVLVLRSGTDALRDGVRLLPDVLRLVRRLAADRSLPRGVRVRLGLLLAYLAMPFDVVPDVVPVLGWADDVVVVVLVLRSVVRRAGVDAVRLHWPGTDDGFAVLTRLAGL; translated from the coding sequence GTGGGCGGACGCGCGCTCGCCGTCGCGGCCGCCCTGCTCCTGACGTGGCTCGCGCTGCTCGTCGCGGTGCTCGTCCTGCGGTCCGGCACGGACGCGCTGCGCGACGGCGTGCGGCTGCTGCCCGACGTCCTGCGCCTCGTGCGCCGGCTCGCGGCGGACCGCTCGCTGCCTCGCGGCGTGCGCGTCCGGCTCGGGCTCCTGCTCGCGTACCTGGCGATGCCGTTCGACGTCGTCCCCGACGTCGTGCCGGTGCTCGGTTGGGCCGACGACGTGGTCGTCGTCGTGCTCGTGCTGCGGTCCGTGGTGCGCCGCGCCGGGGTCGACGCCGTGCGCCTGCACTGGCCCGGAACGGACGACGGGTTCGCGGTCCTGACCCGGCTCGCGGGCCTGTGA